One genomic region from Epinephelus moara isolate mb chromosome 8, YSFRI_EMoa_1.0, whole genome shotgun sequence encodes:
- the LOC126393901 gene encoding protein NLRC3-like isoform X5, with translation MADLEADGDRSESPVSSCQLSLKSDRSMYEPLNFSNEPGPSDTKQRAESPVSSCQLSMKSDRSRDFPPVFSNEPGPSDTKQRAESPVSSCLSMKSDRSRDFPPVFSDEPGPSDTKEKKRSHVSVEEQPSCCSLCQDVLKDPVSTSCGHWFCRQCISSYWDQSASSGDSSCPQCGERSRTRAGLQTASQTSTVQTDSGLQEVLDEHKISVRRRCERVTEGSDETGSETLLNRIYTELYITEGQSEEVNTQHEVKQLERASKMKTLHETPIKCQHIFKALPDQQKHIRVVLTNGVAGVGKTFTVQKFTLDWAEGLENQDVSLVILLSFRELNLIRDEKFSLLTLLRVFHPTLQKVTAEELAVCKVLFIFDGLDESRLALDFHNNEVVTDVTQKSSVNVLLTNLIKGKLLPSALVWITSRPAAANQIPPACVDRVTEVRGFTDAQKEEYFRRRVSDEERSSRIISHMKTSRSLHIMCLIPVFCWITATVLDHMLTTEQRGELPKTLTDLYSHFLLVQTKRKKHKYDEGHETSPQELTEADRDVLLKLGRLAFEHLEKGNIMFYQEDLERCGLDVTEASVYSGVCTEIFKRESVIFQKTVYCFVHLSVQEFLAAVYLFHCFTNRNTKVLEDFLGTDQDNYRSLDVFLQRAMEKSLQSKNGHLDLFVRFLHGLSLESNQRLLGGLLGRTDNSPEIIQRAINNLKEMNTYDISPDRSINIFHCLLEMNDLSIHQEIQEFLKSENRSEKKLSEIHCSALAYMLQMSEEVLDEFDVHKYKTTREGRRRLIPAVRNCRKARFTVCGLSETHCEVVASALKSNPSHLRELDLSVINNLQDSAVKQLCAGLESPNCRLETLRLSRCSLSEISCVSLASALKSNPSHLRELDLSDNKLQDSDVKLLFDLKESPHCKLETLEWRP, from the exons ATGGCTGATTTGGAGGCAGACGGGGACAGATCAGAGTCTCCAGTGTCCAGCTGTCAGCTGTCTTTGAAGAGTGACCGGTCCATGTATGAACCTCTAAACTTCAGTAATGAACCTGGACCCTCAGACACAAA acagagagcagagtctccAGTATCCAGCTGTCAGCTGTCTATGAAGAGTGACCGGTCCAGAGATTTTCCTCCAGTCTTCAGTAATGAACCTGGACCCTCAGACACAAA acagagagcagagtctccAGTATCCAGCTGTCTGTCTATGAAGAGTGACCGGTCCAGAGATTTTCCTCCAGTCTTCAGTGATGAACCTGGACCCTCAGACACAAA agagaagaagaggagtcatgtttctgtggAGGAGCAGCCGTCCTGCTGTAGTTTGTGTCAGGACGTCCTGAAGGATCCAGTCTCTACCAGCTGTGGACACTGGTTCTGCAGACAGTGCATCAGCTCATACTGGGACCAGTCTGCTTCATCAGGAGACTCCTCCTGTCCCCAGTGTGGAGAAAGATCCAGAACAAGAGCTGGACTGCAGACAGCCAGTCAGACCAGCACTGTACAAA CAGACAGTGGTCTGCAGGAGGTTTTAGATGAACATAAGATCAGTGTGAGGAGGAGATGTGAACGTGTGACTGAAGGAAgtgatgaaacaggaagtgaaacccTCCTCAACAGGATCTACACTGAGCTCTACAtcacagagggacagagtgaAGAGGTTAATACCCAACATGAGGTGAAGCAGCTTGAGAGAGCTTCTAAGATGAAGACCCTCCATGAAACTCCAATCAAGTGTCAGCACATCTTTAAAGCCTTACCTgaccaacagaaacacatcagagTGGTTCTGACCAACGGCGTCGCTGGTGTTGGAAAAACCTTCACAGTGCAGAAGTTCACTCTGGACTGGGCCGAGGGTTTGGAAAACCAAGATGTCAGTCTGGTGATTCTGCTTTCGTTCAGGGAGCTGAACTTGATCAGAGATGAGAAGTTCAGTCTTCTCACTCTGCTCCGTGTTTTCCATCCAACATTACAGAAGGTCACAGCAGAGGAGCTCGCTGTCTGTAAAGTTCTGTTCATCTTTGACGGCCTGGATGAAAGCAGACTGGCTCTGGATTTCCACAACAATGAGGTTGTGACTGATGTCACACAGAAGTCATCAGTCAACGTGCTGTTGACAAACCTCATCAAGGGGAAGCTGCTTCCCTCGGCTCTGGTCTGGATAACTTCCCGAcctgcagcagccaatcagatcccTCCTGCATGTGTTGACAGGGTAACAGAAGTACGAGGCTTCACTGACGCCCAGAAGGAGGAGTACTTCAGGAGGAGAGTCAGTGATGAAGAGCGGTCCAGCAGAATCATCTCACACATGAAGACATCCAGGAGCCTCCACATCATGTGTCTAATCCCAGTCTTCTGCTGGATCACTGCTACAGTTCTGGATCACATGTTGActacagagcagagaggagagctgcCCAAGACCCTGACTGACCTGTACTCACACTTCCTGCTGGttcagacaaagaggaagaagcaCAAGTATGATGAGGGACATGAGACCAGTCCACAGGAGCTGACGGAGGCTGACAGGGACGTTCTTCTGAAGCTGGGGAGGCTGGCGTTTGAACATCTGGAGAAAGGAAACATCATGTTCTACCAAGAAGACCTGGAGCGCTGTGGTCTTGATGTCACAGAGGCCTCGGTGTACTCAGGAGTTTGTACAGAGATCTTcaaaagagagtctgtgatcttCCAGAAAACAGTCTACTGCTTCGTTCATCTGAGCGTTCAGGAGTTTCTGGCTGCAGTCTACCTGTTCCACTGTTTCACCAACAGGAACACAAAGGTACTGGAGGACTTCCTGGGGACAGACCAGGATAATTACAGATCCCTGGATGTCTTCTTACAGAGAGCCATGGAGAAATCCCTCCAAAGTAAAAATGGTCACCTGGATCTGTTTGTCCGCTTCCTTCATGGCCTCTCTCTGGAGTCCAACCAGAGACTGTTAGGAGGCCTTTTGGGTCGGACAGACAACAGTCCAGAAATCATCCAGAGAGCCATCAACAACCTGAAGGAGATGAACACGTACGATATCTCTCCTGACAGAAGCATCAACATCTTCCACTGTCTGCTGGAGATGAACGACCTCTCAATACATCAGGAGATCCAAGAGTTCCTGAAGTCAGAGAACAGATCAGAGAAGAAACTCTCAGAGATCCACTGCTCAGCTCTGGCCTACATGCTGCAGATGTCAGAGGAGGTTCTGGATGAGTTTGACGTGCATAAATACAAGACGACACGGGAGGGACGACGGAGACTGATTCCAGCTGTGAGGAACTGCAGAAAGGCTCG ATTTACTGTATGTGGACTCTCAGAGACTCACTGTGAAGTCGTGGCCTCAGCTCTGAAGtccaacccctcccatctgagagagctggacctGAGTGTCATCAACAACCTGCAGGACTCAGCAGTGAAGCAGCTGTGTGCTGGACTGGAGAGTCCAAACTGTAGACTGGAGACTCTGAG ACTGAGTCGCTGCAGTTTGTCAGAGATCAGCTGTGTTTCACTGGCCTCAGCCCTGAAGtccaacccctcccatctgagagagctggacctGAGTGACAACAAGCTGCAGGATTCAGATGTGAAGCTGCTGTTTGATCTGAAGGAGAGTCCACACTGTAAACTGGAGACTCTGGA ATGGAGGCCATGA
- the LOC126393901 gene encoding NLR family CARD domain-containing protein 3-like isoform X10, translated as MADLEADGDRSESPVSSCQLSLKSDRSMYEPLNFSNEPGPSDTKQRAESPVSSCQLSMKSDRSRDFPPVFSNEPGPSDTKEKKRSHVSVEEQPSCYSGLQEVLDEHKISVRRRCERVTEGSDETGSETLLNRIYTELYITEGQSEEVNTQHEVKQLERASKMKTLHETPIKCQHIFKALPDQQKHIRVVLTNGVAGVGKTFTVQKFTLDWAEGLENQDVSLVILLSFRELNLIRDEKFSLLTLLRVFHPTLQKVTAEELAVCKVLFIFDGLDESRLALDFHNNEVVTDVTQKSSVNVLLTNLIKGKLLPSALVWITSRPAAANQIPPACVDRVTEVRGFTDAQKEEYFRRRVSDEERSSRIISHMKTSRSLHIMCLIPVFCWITATVLDHMLTTEQRGELPKTLTDLYSHFLLVQTKRKKHKYDEGHETSPQELTEADRDVLLKLGRLAFEHLEKGNIMFYQEDLERCGLDVTEASVYSGVCTEIFKRESVIFQKTVYCFVHLSVQEFLAAVYLFHCFTNRNTKVLEDFLGTDQDNYRSLDVFLQRAMEKSLQSKNGHLDLFVRFLHGLSLESNQRLLGGLLGRTDNSPEIIQRAINNLKEMNTYDISPDRSINIFHCLLEMNDLSIHQEIQEFLKSENRSEKKLSEIHCSALAYMLQMSEEVLDEFDVHKYKTTREGRRRLIPAVRNCRKARFTVCGLSETHCEVVASALKSNPSHLRELDLSVINNLQDSAVKQLCAGLESPNCRLETLRLSRCGLSEISCVSLASALKSNPSHLRELDLSYNKLQDSGVKQLCDFLESPHCRLETVRLSRCSLSEISCVSLASALKSNPSHLRELDLSDNKLQDSDVKLLFDLKESPHCKLETLEWRP; from the exons ATGGCTGATTTGGAGGCAGACGGGGACAGATCAGAGTCTCCAGTGTCCAGCTGTCAGCTGTCTTTGAAGAGTGACCGGTCCATGTATGAACCTCTAAACTTCAGTAATGAACCTGGACCCTCAGACACAAA acagagagcagagtctccAGTATCCAGCTGTCAGCTGTCTATGAAGAGTGACCGGTCCAGAGATTTTCCTCCAGTCTTCAGTAATGAACCTGGACCCTCAGACACAAA agagaagaagaggagtcatgtttctgtggAGGAGCAGCCGTCCTGCT ACAGTGGTCTGCAGGAGGTTTTAGATGAACATAAGATCAGTGTGAGGAGGAGATGTGAACGTGTGACTGAAGGAAgtgatgaaacaggaagtgaaacccTCCTCAACAGGATCTACACTGAGCTCTACAtcacagagggacagagtgaAGAGGTTAATACCCAACATGAGGTGAAGCAGCTTGAGAGAGCTTCTAAGATGAAGACCCTCCATGAAACTCCAATCAAGTGTCAGCACATCTTTAAAGCCTTACCTgaccaacagaaacacatcagagTGGTTCTGACCAACGGCGTCGCTGGTGTTGGAAAAACCTTCACAGTGCAGAAGTTCACTCTGGACTGGGCCGAGGGTTTGGAAAACCAAGATGTCAGTCTGGTGATTCTGCTTTCGTTCAGGGAGCTGAACTTGATCAGAGATGAGAAGTTCAGTCTTCTCACTCTGCTCCGTGTTTTCCATCCAACATTACAGAAGGTCACAGCAGAGGAGCTCGCTGTCTGTAAAGTTCTGTTCATCTTTGACGGCCTGGATGAAAGCAGACTGGCTCTGGATTTCCACAACAATGAGGTTGTGACTGATGTCACACAGAAGTCATCAGTCAACGTGCTGTTGACAAACCTCATCAAGGGGAAGCTGCTTCCCTCGGCTCTGGTCTGGATAACTTCCCGAcctgcagcagccaatcagatcccTCCTGCATGTGTTGACAGGGTAACAGAAGTACGAGGCTTCACTGACGCCCAGAAGGAGGAGTACTTCAGGAGGAGAGTCAGTGATGAAGAGCGGTCCAGCAGAATCATCTCACACATGAAGACATCCAGGAGCCTCCACATCATGTGTCTAATCCCAGTCTTCTGCTGGATCACTGCTACAGTTCTGGATCACATGTTGActacagagcagagaggagagctgcCCAAGACCCTGACTGACCTGTACTCACACTTCCTGCTGGttcagacaaagaggaagaagcaCAAGTATGATGAGGGACATGAGACCAGTCCACAGGAGCTGACGGAGGCTGACAGGGACGTTCTTCTGAAGCTGGGGAGGCTGGCGTTTGAACATCTGGAGAAAGGAAACATCATGTTCTACCAAGAAGACCTGGAGCGCTGTGGTCTTGATGTCACAGAGGCCTCGGTGTACTCAGGAGTTTGTACAGAGATCTTcaaaagagagtctgtgatcttCCAGAAAACAGTCTACTGCTTCGTTCATCTGAGCGTTCAGGAGTTTCTGGCTGCAGTCTACCTGTTCCACTGTTTCACCAACAGGAACACAAAGGTACTGGAGGACTTCCTGGGGACAGACCAGGATAATTACAGATCCCTGGATGTCTTCTTACAGAGAGCCATGGAGAAATCCCTCCAAAGTAAAAATGGTCACCTGGATCTGTTTGTCCGCTTCCTTCATGGCCTCTCTCTGGAGTCCAACCAGAGACTGTTAGGAGGCCTTTTGGGTCGGACAGACAACAGTCCAGAAATCATCCAGAGAGCCATCAACAACCTGAAGGAGATGAACACGTACGATATCTCTCCTGACAGAAGCATCAACATCTTCCACTGTCTGCTGGAGATGAACGACCTCTCAATACATCAGGAGATCCAAGAGTTCCTGAAGTCAGAGAACAGATCAGAGAAGAAACTCTCAGAGATCCACTGCTCAGCTCTGGCCTACATGCTGCAGATGTCAGAGGAGGTTCTGGATGAGTTTGACGTGCATAAATACAAGACGACACGGGAGGGACGACGGAGACTGATTCCAGCTGTGAGGAACTGCAGAAAGGCTCG ATTTACTGTATGTGGACTCTCAGAGACTCACTGTGAAGTCGTGGCCTCAGCTCTGAAGtccaacccctcccatctgagagagctggacctGAGTGTCATCAACAACCTGCAGGACTCAGCAGTGAAGCAGCTGTGTGCTGGACTGGAGAGTCCAAACTGTAGACTGGAGACTCTGAG ACTGAGTCGGTGCGGTTTGTCAGAGATCAGCTGTGTTTCACTGGCCTCAGCCCTGAAGtccaacccctcccatctgagagagctggacctGAGCTACAACAAGCTGcaggattcaggagtgaagcagctgtgtgattttctggaGAGTCCACACTGTAGACTGGAGACTGTGAG ACTGAGTCGCTGCAGTTTGTCAGAGATCAGCTGTGTTTCACTGGCCTCAGCCCTGAAGtccaacccctcccatctgagagagctggacctGAGTGACAACAAGCTGCAGGATTCAGATGTGAAGCTGCTGTTTGATCTGAAGGAGAGTCCACACTGTAAACTGGAGACTCTGGA ATGGAGGCCATGA
- the LOC126393901 gene encoding NLR family CARD domain-containing protein 3-like isoform X2, whose amino-acid sequence MADLEADGDRSESPVSSCQLSLKSDRSMYEPLNFSNEPGPSDTKQRAESPVSSCQLSMKSDRSRDFPPVFSNEPGPSDTKQRAESPVSSCLSMKSDRSRDFPPVFSDEPGPSDTKEKKRSHVSVEEQPSCCSLCQDVLKDPVSTSCGHWFCRQCISSYWDQSASSGDSSCPQCGERSRTRAGLQTASQTSTVQNSGLQEVLDEHKISVRRRCERVTEGSDETGSETLLNRIYTELYITEGQSEEVNTQHEVKQLERASKMKTLHETPIKCQHIFKALPDQQKHIRVVLTNGVAGVGKTFTVQKFTLDWAEGLENQDVSLVILLSFRELNLIRDEKFSLLTLLRVFHPTLQKVTAEELAVCKVLFIFDGLDESRLALDFHNNEVVTDVTQKSSVNVLLTNLIKGKLLPSALVWITSRPAAANQIPPACVDRVTEVRGFTDAQKEEYFRRRVSDEERSSRIISHMKTSRSLHIMCLIPVFCWITATVLDHMLTTEQRGELPKTLTDLYSHFLLVQTKRKKHKYDEGHETSPQELTEADRDVLLKLGRLAFEHLEKGNIMFYQEDLERCGLDVTEASVYSGVCTEIFKRESVIFQKTVYCFVHLSVQEFLAAVYLFHCFTNRNTKVLEDFLGTDQDNYRSLDVFLQRAMEKSLQSKNGHLDLFVRFLHGLSLESNQRLLGGLLGRTDNSPEIIQRAINNLKEMNTYDISPDRSINIFHCLLEMNDLSIHQEIQEFLKSENRSEKKLSEIHCSALAYMLQMSEEVLDEFDVHKYKTTREGRRRLIPAVRNCRKARFTVCGLSETHCEVVASALKSNPSHLRELDLSVINNLQDSAVKQLCAGLESPNCRLETLRLSRCGLSEISCVSLASALKSNPSHLRELDLSYNKLQDSGVKQLCDFLESPHCRLETVRLSRCSLSEISCVSLASALKSNPSHLRELDLSDNKLQDSDVKLLFDLKESPHCKLETLEWRP is encoded by the exons ATGGCTGATTTGGAGGCAGACGGGGACAGATCAGAGTCTCCAGTGTCCAGCTGTCAGCTGTCTTTGAAGAGTGACCGGTCCATGTATGAACCTCTAAACTTCAGTAATGAACCTGGACCCTCAGACACAAA acagagagcagagtctccAGTATCCAGCTGTCAGCTGTCTATGAAGAGTGACCGGTCCAGAGATTTTCCTCCAGTCTTCAGTAATGAACCTGGACCCTCAGACACAAA acagagagcagagtctccAGTATCCAGCTGTCTGTCTATGAAGAGTGACCGGTCCAGAGATTTTCCTCCAGTCTTCAGTGATGAACCTGGACCCTCAGACACAAA agagaagaagaggagtcatgtttctgtggAGGAGCAGCCGTCCTGCTGTAGTTTGTGTCAGGACGTCCTGAAGGATCCAGTCTCTACCAGCTGTGGACACTGGTTCTGCAGACAGTGCATCAGCTCATACTGGGACCAGTCTGCTTCATCAGGAGACTCCTCCTGTCCCCAGTGTGGAGAAAGATCCAGAACAAGAGCTGGACTGCAGACAGCCAGTCAGACCAGCACTGTACAAA ACAGTGGTCTGCAGGAGGTTTTAGATGAACATAAGATCAGTGTGAGGAGGAGATGTGAACGTGTGACTGAAGGAAgtgatgaaacaggaagtgaaacccTCCTCAACAGGATCTACACTGAGCTCTACAtcacagagggacagagtgaAGAGGTTAATACCCAACATGAGGTGAAGCAGCTTGAGAGAGCTTCTAAGATGAAGACCCTCCATGAAACTCCAATCAAGTGTCAGCACATCTTTAAAGCCTTACCTgaccaacagaaacacatcagagTGGTTCTGACCAACGGCGTCGCTGGTGTTGGAAAAACCTTCACAGTGCAGAAGTTCACTCTGGACTGGGCCGAGGGTTTGGAAAACCAAGATGTCAGTCTGGTGATTCTGCTTTCGTTCAGGGAGCTGAACTTGATCAGAGATGAGAAGTTCAGTCTTCTCACTCTGCTCCGTGTTTTCCATCCAACATTACAGAAGGTCACAGCAGAGGAGCTCGCTGTCTGTAAAGTTCTGTTCATCTTTGACGGCCTGGATGAAAGCAGACTGGCTCTGGATTTCCACAACAATGAGGTTGTGACTGATGTCACACAGAAGTCATCAGTCAACGTGCTGTTGACAAACCTCATCAAGGGGAAGCTGCTTCCCTCGGCTCTGGTCTGGATAACTTCCCGAcctgcagcagccaatcagatcccTCCTGCATGTGTTGACAGGGTAACAGAAGTACGAGGCTTCACTGACGCCCAGAAGGAGGAGTACTTCAGGAGGAGAGTCAGTGATGAAGAGCGGTCCAGCAGAATCATCTCACACATGAAGACATCCAGGAGCCTCCACATCATGTGTCTAATCCCAGTCTTCTGCTGGATCACTGCTACAGTTCTGGATCACATGTTGActacagagcagagaggagagctgcCCAAGACCCTGACTGACCTGTACTCACACTTCCTGCTGGttcagacaaagaggaagaagcaCAAGTATGATGAGGGACATGAGACCAGTCCACAGGAGCTGACGGAGGCTGACAGGGACGTTCTTCTGAAGCTGGGGAGGCTGGCGTTTGAACATCTGGAGAAAGGAAACATCATGTTCTACCAAGAAGACCTGGAGCGCTGTGGTCTTGATGTCACAGAGGCCTCGGTGTACTCAGGAGTTTGTACAGAGATCTTcaaaagagagtctgtgatcttCCAGAAAACAGTCTACTGCTTCGTTCATCTGAGCGTTCAGGAGTTTCTGGCTGCAGTCTACCTGTTCCACTGTTTCACCAACAGGAACACAAAGGTACTGGAGGACTTCCTGGGGACAGACCAGGATAATTACAGATCCCTGGATGTCTTCTTACAGAGAGCCATGGAGAAATCCCTCCAAAGTAAAAATGGTCACCTGGATCTGTTTGTCCGCTTCCTTCATGGCCTCTCTCTGGAGTCCAACCAGAGACTGTTAGGAGGCCTTTTGGGTCGGACAGACAACAGTCCAGAAATCATCCAGAGAGCCATCAACAACCTGAAGGAGATGAACACGTACGATATCTCTCCTGACAGAAGCATCAACATCTTCCACTGTCTGCTGGAGATGAACGACCTCTCAATACATCAGGAGATCCAAGAGTTCCTGAAGTCAGAGAACAGATCAGAGAAGAAACTCTCAGAGATCCACTGCTCAGCTCTGGCCTACATGCTGCAGATGTCAGAGGAGGTTCTGGATGAGTTTGACGTGCATAAATACAAGACGACACGGGAGGGACGACGGAGACTGATTCCAGCTGTGAGGAACTGCAGAAAGGCTCG ATTTACTGTATGTGGACTCTCAGAGACTCACTGTGAAGTCGTGGCCTCAGCTCTGAAGtccaacccctcccatctgagagagctggacctGAGTGTCATCAACAACCTGCAGGACTCAGCAGTGAAGCAGCTGTGTGCTGGACTGGAGAGTCCAAACTGTAGACTGGAGACTCTGAG ACTGAGTCGGTGCGGTTTGTCAGAGATCAGCTGTGTTTCACTGGCCTCAGCCCTGAAGtccaacccctcccatctgagagagctggacctGAGCTACAACAAGCTGcaggattcaggagtgaagcagctgtgtgattttctggaGAGTCCACACTGTAGACTGGAGACTGTGAG ACTGAGTCGCTGCAGTTTGTCAGAGATCAGCTGTGTTTCACTGGCCTCAGCCCTGAAGtccaacccctcccatctgagagagctggacctGAGTGACAACAAGCTGCAGGATTCAGATGTGAAGCTGCTGTTTGATCTGAAGGAGAGTCCACACTGTAAACTGGAGACTCTGGA ATGGAGGCCATGA
- the LOC126393901 gene encoding NLR family CARD domain-containing protein 3-like isoform X9, with the protein MADLEADGDRSESPVSSCQLSLKSDRSMYEPLNFSNEPGPSDTKQRAESPVSSCQLSMKSDRSRDFPPVFSNEPGPSDTKEKKRSHVSVEEQPSCSDSGLQEVLDEHKISVRRRCERVTEGSDETGSETLLNRIYTELYITEGQSEEVNTQHEVKQLERASKMKTLHETPIKCQHIFKALPDQQKHIRVVLTNGVAGVGKTFTVQKFTLDWAEGLENQDVSLVILLSFRELNLIRDEKFSLLTLLRVFHPTLQKVTAEELAVCKVLFIFDGLDESRLALDFHNNEVVTDVTQKSSVNVLLTNLIKGKLLPSALVWITSRPAAANQIPPACVDRVTEVRGFTDAQKEEYFRRRVSDEERSSRIISHMKTSRSLHIMCLIPVFCWITATVLDHMLTTEQRGELPKTLTDLYSHFLLVQTKRKKHKYDEGHETSPQELTEADRDVLLKLGRLAFEHLEKGNIMFYQEDLERCGLDVTEASVYSGVCTEIFKRESVIFQKTVYCFVHLSVQEFLAAVYLFHCFTNRNTKVLEDFLGTDQDNYRSLDVFLQRAMEKSLQSKNGHLDLFVRFLHGLSLESNQRLLGGLLGRTDNSPEIIQRAINNLKEMNTYDISPDRSINIFHCLLEMNDLSIHQEIQEFLKSENRSEKKLSEIHCSALAYMLQMSEEVLDEFDVHKYKTTREGRRRLIPAVRNCRKARFTVCGLSETHCEVVASALKSNPSHLRELDLSVINNLQDSAVKQLCAGLESPNCRLETLRLSRCGLSEISCVSLASALKSNPSHLRELDLSYNKLQDSGVKQLCDFLESPHCRLETVRLSRCSLSEISCVSLASALKSNPSHLRELDLSDNKLQDSDVKLLFDLKESPHCKLETLEWRP; encoded by the exons ATGGCTGATTTGGAGGCAGACGGGGACAGATCAGAGTCTCCAGTGTCCAGCTGTCAGCTGTCTTTGAAGAGTGACCGGTCCATGTATGAACCTCTAAACTTCAGTAATGAACCTGGACCCTCAGACACAAA acagagagcagagtctccAGTATCCAGCTGTCAGCTGTCTATGAAGAGTGACCGGTCCAGAGATTTTCCTCCAGTCTTCAGTAATGAACCTGGACCCTCAGACACAAA agagaagaagaggagtcatgtttctgtggAGGAGCAGCCGTCCTGCT CAGACAGTGGTCTGCAGGAGGTTTTAGATGAACATAAGATCAGTGTGAGGAGGAGATGTGAACGTGTGACTGAAGGAAgtgatgaaacaggaagtgaaacccTCCTCAACAGGATCTACACTGAGCTCTACAtcacagagggacagagtgaAGAGGTTAATACCCAACATGAGGTGAAGCAGCTTGAGAGAGCTTCTAAGATGAAGACCCTCCATGAAACTCCAATCAAGTGTCAGCACATCTTTAAAGCCTTACCTgaccaacagaaacacatcagagTGGTTCTGACCAACGGCGTCGCTGGTGTTGGAAAAACCTTCACAGTGCAGAAGTTCACTCTGGACTGGGCCGAGGGTTTGGAAAACCAAGATGTCAGTCTGGTGATTCTGCTTTCGTTCAGGGAGCTGAACTTGATCAGAGATGAGAAGTTCAGTCTTCTCACTCTGCTCCGTGTTTTCCATCCAACATTACAGAAGGTCACAGCAGAGGAGCTCGCTGTCTGTAAAGTTCTGTTCATCTTTGACGGCCTGGATGAAAGCAGACTGGCTCTGGATTTCCACAACAATGAGGTTGTGACTGATGTCACACAGAAGTCATCAGTCAACGTGCTGTTGACAAACCTCATCAAGGGGAAGCTGCTTCCCTCGGCTCTGGTCTGGATAACTTCCCGAcctgcagcagccaatcagatcccTCCTGCATGTGTTGACAGGGTAACAGAAGTACGAGGCTTCACTGACGCCCAGAAGGAGGAGTACTTCAGGAGGAGAGTCAGTGATGAAGAGCGGTCCAGCAGAATCATCTCACACATGAAGACATCCAGGAGCCTCCACATCATGTGTCTAATCCCAGTCTTCTGCTGGATCACTGCTACAGTTCTGGATCACATGTTGActacagagcagagaggagagctgcCCAAGACCCTGACTGACCTGTACTCACACTTCCTGCTGGttcagacaaagaggaagaagcaCAAGTATGATGAGGGACATGAGACCAGTCCACAGGAGCTGACGGAGGCTGACAGGGACGTTCTTCTGAAGCTGGGGAGGCTGGCGTTTGAACATCTGGAGAAAGGAAACATCATGTTCTACCAAGAAGACCTGGAGCGCTGTGGTCTTGATGTCACAGAGGCCTCGGTGTACTCAGGAGTTTGTACAGAGATCTTcaaaagagagtctgtgatcttCCAGAAAACAGTCTACTGCTTCGTTCATCTGAGCGTTCAGGAGTTTCTGGCTGCAGTCTACCTGTTCCACTGTTTCACCAACAGGAACACAAAGGTACTGGAGGACTTCCTGGGGACAGACCAGGATAATTACAGATCCCTGGATGTCTTCTTACAGAGAGCCATGGAGAAATCCCTCCAAAGTAAAAATGGTCACCTGGATCTGTTTGTCCGCTTCCTTCATGGCCTCTCTCTGGAGTCCAACCAGAGACTGTTAGGAGGCCTTTTGGGTCGGACAGACAACAGTCCAGAAATCATCCAGAGAGCCATCAACAACCTGAAGGAGATGAACACGTACGATATCTCTCCTGACAGAAGCATCAACATCTTCCACTGTCTGCTGGAGATGAACGACCTCTCAATACATCAGGAGATCCAAGAGTTCCTGAAGTCAGAGAACAGATCAGAGAAGAAACTCTCAGAGATCCACTGCTCAGCTCTGGCCTACATGCTGCAGATGTCAGAGGAGGTTCTGGATGAGTTTGACGTGCATAAATACAAGACGACACGGGAGGGACGACGGAGACTGATTCCAGCTGTGAGGAACTGCAGAAAGGCTCG ATTTACTGTATGTGGACTCTCAGAGACTCACTGTGAAGTCGTGGCCTCAGCTCTGAAGtccaacccctcccatctgagagagctggacctGAGTGTCATCAACAACCTGCAGGACTCAGCAGTGAAGCAGCTGTGTGCTGGACTGGAGAGTCCAAACTGTAGACTGGAGACTCTGAG ACTGAGTCGGTGCGGTTTGTCAGAGATCAGCTGTGTTTCACTGGCCTCAGCCCTGAAGtccaacccctcccatctgagagagctggacctGAGCTACAACAAGCTGcaggattcaggagtgaagcagctgtgtgattttctggaGAGTCCACACTGTAGACTGGAGACTGTGAG ACTGAGTCGCTGCAGTTTGTCAGAGATCAGCTGTGTTTCACTGGCCTCAGCCCTGAAGtccaacccctcccatctgagagagctggacctGAGTGACAACAAGCTGCAGGATTCAGATGTGAAGCTGCTGTTTGATCTGAAGGAGAGTCCACACTGTAAACTGGAGACTCTGGA ATGGAGGCCATGA